From the Ctenopharyngodon idella isolate HZGC_01 chromosome 3, HZGC01, whole genome shotgun sequence genome, one window contains:
- the LOC127510016 gene encoding uncharacterized protein LOC127510016, whose translation MADKCDLCLLGLIVLSSLLTGTCGVDDGRVFNRSGENVRLPCNNALSECTTTTWNYNRFRHSAAAELIGLGIKKKETERHERLSLGSDCSLNIKNVTEEDYGSYTCRQFVNDKQQGPDARVFLHVLHVSVSPSSSSSQTEISPGRSVTLSCQLYSVSCDYLVRSEGIDLLWVNQTGVDLKTDSRYQILFSSDHCNISLTTTLLNEDDNREWRCQLTLRNQLETSDRYTVKYSGEETISGISFRSS comes from the exons atggctgataagTGTGATCTGTGTCTGCTGGGACTGATCGTTCTCTCTTCACTTCTCACAG GTACCTGTGGAGTGGATGATGGTCGTGTGTTCAACAGATCTGGTGAAAATGTCCGTCTGCCCTGTAATAATGCTCTTTCTGAATGTACAACAACTACATGGAACTATAACAGATTCAGACATTCAGCAGCAGCTGAACTGATTGGTTTAGGGATAAagaagaaagagacagagagacatgaGAGACTGAGTCTGGGGTCTGACTGCTCTCTGAACATCAAGAACGTCACAGAAGAAGATTATGGATCTTACACCTGCCGACAATTTGTGAATGACAAACAACAAGGACCTGATGCACGTGTTTTCCTGCATGTTCTTCATG TTTCAGTctctccatcatcatcatcctcacagACTGAGATCAGTCCAGGCCGctctgtgactctctcctgtcaGTTGTATTCAGTCTCCTGTGATTATTTGGTTCGTTCTGAAGGAATTGATCTGTTGTGGGTGAATCAGACTGGTGTTGATCTGAAGACAGACTCCAGATATCAGATATTATTCTCATCAGATCACTGTAACATCAGTCTGACTACAACACTTCTGAATGAAGATGACAACAGAGAGTGGAGATGTCAGCTTACTCTCAGAAATCAACTCGAGACCTCAGACAGATACACTGTCAAGTATTCAGGTGAGGAAACAATCTCAGGAATCAGTTTTAGATCCTCATAA